gtctgatcagtctccttcttgcttggtcatccaggagggacggcctgatctaagcagggtcttggtggtgccatacaccttccacttcttattaATCATCTTCaccgtgctccaggggatattcaaggcctttgatatttttttatacccatccccttatctgtgcctttcaacaactttgtcccggagttcttttgaaagtgccttggtgctcatggttgtgtctttgctttgaaatgcactacccagcagagagaacctacagaaactgctgaatttatcctgaaatcatctGAATcattacagtttaacacagggggaggccacttaacttggtgtgtgattttgaaggtgattggttacacctgagctaatttaggatggctattacaaggggggtggacacttatccaaccaagctatttcagttcttattttttattaatttttttcacttggaagttgtggggcaggatgtgtagataaaaaaagaaaaaaaaaatgcattttaattccaggctataaggcaacaaaaggtgaaaattttgaaagggggtatagactttctataggctatatatatactatatatatatatatatatatatatatatatatatatatatatatatatatatatatatatatatatatatatatacacatacacacacacacacacacacacacacaatacagtgtcttgcaaaagtattcagaccctctcacagttttcacattttgttgctttaaagcttgcagtcatgacactttgaaataggaattaatatgtgttatatacacaacctactccacataTTCAAAGCAAAACctaaaagaaagaagtaaatagataattaatatgaaataaaaattgaaaaggcatgattgcataagtattcaaaccctttgctgtggcaaacttaaattaattcaggtgcacaaaatggccttaacgagccacacaattagttgaatggcctctgtctgtgtgcaatattagtggttctcgtgatttcagaataaagacacctgtctctgtgaggttccttggtcaggtagtaaATTTCAAACAGAGACtgaaccatgaagaccaaggagctttcaaagcaaatcagggataaagtcactgaaaagcacagatcaggagaagggtacagaACATtttcgaagtctctgaatattcCTGTGAGCACAGtttactcaatcatcaagaaatggaaggtgcattgtaccacccagacactccctagatcaggccatccctccaaattgagcagccgggcaaggaggaaactggcgagggatgccactgtgaggcgaacgacaactttgaaagagctatggagttcaatggctgagatgggagaaaatatgcatcagtcaacaatatccagaacacttcacaaaagtagcctgtatggcaggatggcaaaaaggaagccagtactaaaaataagccatctcaaagcccgcatggagtttgcaacaatgAGTACAAacagtgatcctgcaaaaatgtggcaaaaggtatTGTGGTCtgacaagaccaaattggaactttttggtctaaatgccaagcgttacattTGGCGCAGTCCCAACAAAGCATacctcccagtcaacaccatccctacagtcaagtatagtggtggcagcatcatgctatggggatgcttctcctcagcagggtctggaaagcttgttaggattgaaggaaaaatggatggtgaaaattcacctttcaccgGGATAATGATCCAAAGCataaggccaaagctacactggagtggcttaagaataagaaagtgaatatccttgagtggcccagtaaaattcctgacttgaatcctattgagaatctgtggaaagacttgaaaactgctgtccacaagcgatccccaagcaacttgagagagcttgagcaaatctgccaagaagaatgggcacaaattgtacCAAGCCAGTGCACAacgttggtagagacttacccaaaaagacttctggctataattgctgccaaaggtgtttccaccaaatattgagttgacgggtctgaatacttatgcaatcaacatatttcagttttttcactttagtttttgttgacatttactgcaaattatcttacccttagaagtcttcagtttgagctctcaagttttgaataaaatattaagtttaaaaaatgagtatgcatcattttgtaatttcacaaaatgggacaccataggaagggtctgaatacttttgcaatgcactgtatatacacacataaggAATACAGCCATTTTGAAGCACAACTTTCAGTAATGACTGATGTGGGGGTCTCTAAGTGGCAGATAATGACCTAAGGGTGTGGTTGGGCCAAAAGCATTGATTTACATGGGCTTGGGATGAATTCCATTGTAATAGTATTAAAAATGGAGCTGTCAAGTCCCTGAAAACTAACTTTCAACACAGCAAATACTCTGGTATATCTTTGTGTTCACTCTTTTAATTAAAGCAAAGATTATATTGCTTGACTAAAACACAGAAATTAGTGTTTACACTAGCGGGTGTTCACTGGTAGGTAATGACCTGAAATGTTGCATCATGACTGGCTGAGgcagtgtccagtgttttattaGGTTTCTAATGTCAGAGATATATTGTAGGTAAAGAAATGTAAGCTGTAGAGACAGGGAAGCACAGAAGGTGATATTTGTCCTGTGTGTAATGATGTTCAGGAGCAGATTGGACTGCAGACTGCATTTCTTATTGGAACTAAATGGAGACATTTAAAGTGGAGAGATAAGCAAGATACTGTGGGAAGTGAATTACAGAACGGTCTATAATGCACATCTTTATGTGAACATGGCCTAACCATAAACTGAATCTTGTTTTATACATTCCATAGAATATATCTGAGTTCCGACGTCTTAACTCCCTAGTTTAGATTCTGGTGATAGTCTCTAAAAGCCTGTTTATGAAACTAGATGTTTCATACCATTCTGCTATAAAATCTGTCCCCATTGTGAGCTTTACAATCAGATTTATTGGCCCTCTCTACATACAAGGCGACTGAAGCACTGCTCTATCTTAATCTAGCAACCCTTCATTGGGAAAACGCCTGCTTGCTTGCGTAGTTTACTGGAGCTCTCCTCTTCATTATACAATTTAAGATCCAGTAAATGCATTAAACTAGTTGTTCCCTTGCAGGGTATCAACAGTTTCCGGTTGtcactcatttcagtttgcagcagccAATGACTGGAATGAGTTTCAACTAAACTTCAAATTAAAACGGTTCATATCTGAGGTTGCTTTTATCTGTAGGGTCGAATCATTGCTGACTGACATTTGTGCCTGCTAAGGTGCTAGTTTTATGATTGATGTTTTACGATTAATAATTTTATTGAGTTTGATGTTGTTTGTTGTGGTGGtgtgagcctcttgccaggtCGTCATTGTAagtgagaatttgttctcaattgactcatctaGATAAATAAAAGTTGATATGAAACGGAGGCTGGGGGATTCCGAGGTCTTCTTACCTGCTGTGATGCGATGCAGCGGCAGCGTGACGTAAGTAAGGTGTGCATAGAGCAGGAAGTACTCCTCCGTCCTGTTGAGCTTCAGCCAGGAGCCCACCAGAGAGCGGCCCGTGCCTGACAGAGAGCGCGACCGCAGGTTAGTGGCGTTGTGAAGAGCTGAGAAAGAATAAGGGAAGCGTCTTAGGATACGTGAGAGGGGAATCTGAAAGGGATCAGAATAAGTGAAGAGGGGCAGCGCACTGAGACACATGAGAGGGGAAGCTGGAAGGGATCAGAGGAAGAAAGGGGGGTAGCGCACTGAGGTACATGCGAGAGGGGAAGCTGGAAGGGATCAGAATAAGTGAAGAGGGGCAGAGCACTGAGGTACACGTGAGAGGGGAAGCTGGAAGGGATCAGAGGAAGAAAGGGGGGCAGCGCACTGAGGTACACGCGAGAGGGGAAGCTGGAAGGGATCAGAGGAAGAAAGGGGGGCAGCGCACTGAGGTACACGCGAGAGGGGAAGCTGGAAGGGATCAGAGGAAGAAAGGGGGGCAGCGCACTGAGGTACACATGAGAGGGGAAGCTGGAAGGAATCAGAGGAAGAAAGGGGGGCAGCGCACTGAGGTACACGCGAGAGGGGAAGCTGGAAGGGAAGGCAGATTAAATAGTCTTCAACGACAGGTGTTAATTGAGACCACTGAgatatccagttttttttttttagtttttttttattaataattattattcaaaACACAAGTAGAAAACAAACTGAATTGTTCAAATGAGTAGGGTAACCAACTCTTCTGTGAAGCTGCAAGCTTCTGTGTCAAAAGCAACTTTAGAAGAAAGATACTATCTGTTAAAAGCTGCTGCTGTGTCTCTGAGGAAATGCAGCacgctgtttttaaatgttacttcgACCTTCAAACCAACCTCCAAGACAAATGATGCCCTTATCTGCTACCATAGTCTCCTCCCATGTCACACTGCATACTgatgaatatttgaatattctttcaattttACTTAGATGGAAAAACTGCTACACGTTAGTACTGTGTTACAGTAAGAAAATTAAATCTAGAATGCAACCTATACTGAACCTTAAACACAGAACAGAAAGACTCTCTTCCCTGCAGTTCAATGGGAGGTTAATTTATTTGTCTGTTAATTTAACTACCGACATAACCTGGTGGTTTCAGGGTTAGGAACTGATCCAAAATGGCacatcactagatggcgctggcactTCTTTAAAGGCATGGATTAATCAGACTGTGTTACATGTATCTATGACAGGTAACTCGAACAGAAAAGCAGCTCCTGATCTCAAATGAAAGCACCTTGAACACAGCATTTGATTAATTGTGATGAGAAGAAACACCAAAGAAAGGTAAGCTCCCTGTTCACCTGCTCTTGAATATTTTCCCCAGCGCTAATCTTACTCGTATCCATGCCTGGCACTGACCTCCGCTGTCTTCGTTTTCTCTGAAGAACTCCTCGCTGTCATTGGCAGAGTGGGATTTCTTCATCTCGGCAATCCTGTTGCGGGGAATCTTGCGTCTCAGGGACGGAGAGAAGAAGGACGGACGGTTGTTCCTCTCTGGAGTGGGAGGGGTACTGAAGGAAGTCACCTGGAAGTGAACAGGGAATAATACAAGATCGATacaacttctatttttttttacatgactttCTCAATCAAGATAcctcataaaaatatataattcaatcCTTTTACCTGTAAATATGTAACATATAGCACTGCGCTAGTCTGTGAATAGCAGAGATTGAGGGCTGAATTGTGCATTTTCTTTGCAATCAGGGTAGAGAAGAACAGCACACAACAAGACTAGTTAACAAGGGGCTATTCACATATAAGAGGTATTTGGATACTGAAAGTTTTACTGTAACGACGGATGCCACTATATATGCAAACTGATGAATATTCTCCAACTAGTGCTGACGAATGGCCTGACTAAGttgatttacaataaaaaatttaactcaaacaaaagaaaacatctaCAGAATTTAGAAAATAAGAAGCCATGCCTTTTGAAAAGCAACAGTACTGTAGCACTCCAATTTCGATGTAGGTCAACGTAAGCTTTAATGCCAATGTGTAGCCTAACAATCGTGGCTTGGTGGCGCAGCACTGACCCGCTCGTGTACAGGAGAGTCCGAGTCCTCCTCAGTGCCATAGGGAGATGTGTCGCCGGTTGGCACTCGACTCACTGCCATCTCCGCGTGGCCCTTCCCCTGGGGCCCCTTCATGCGTACAAACTCCATGTTGTTGTACTTGTAAAACCCGAAGGACATCCGCTGAGCCATTTTCGCTGCTACGCTAACCTGCGCAGGAAACGTAAAGAACACATGCCCAAGAGTAAGtagctttcattttctttttttccccttacctTTCCATGCTGTCTGCAACCTCTGGGAGTGGTTCCCATTGCAATTACTCAGATACTGTtaggttttgtgtttatttgtctgCATTAAGATGCTTTTGGAACttctcttcagttttagttgcctggCAGAGATTTGTAACATGCTATAGGCTAGATATGACTAACTGCCCTTAGTGTAGATGAGCCAGCACCATTTAGAAACCtaacattttaaatccagtttccttttgtttttttagctggCAACACACAGCTGGCCCTTACAGATAAAAAGACcctttggctgatctagtctaCATGATATATGTCTATGGCTAACAACTAGAGCAGTGGAGCAGATCCAAAAAAATGCAtgtaagatgtattggaccttTCCTATCTTCCCGGATCACTTGTAATAACTCTCAGTACTTTTTCGGTCAGGTAGCAGCAGGGATTCTCAATAAGCCAGTAGATACACATCGCTCCCCCGAGCTGACTTCTACAGACAGTAgctgctcaggttgctaggatatAGGCTATTTATTCCGTTATTCATTATTTACAGTACcttttactgtaataataataagacaactATCAACTATTAAACTATCAACCAACTTAAACATCCCTAAAATCTTTCCAAATATTGtggcagcaagaaataaaacacttttctttttagttttttttttattattattattaagtaccACAGATTATGTTACTAAAAGTACCACAGATCTTGAAAACACACCGTTTAAAAAATTGtttgcaaatgtttataacaaacatgataCAAAGTAATGATATTGTTactagtcatttaaaaaaaaaaaagtggcagtaTGTGCAGTATATGAATGACAGGCTGCTTCTATTGTGGTGAGCAGGTCAATCTTGATTCCTGTAGTCTTTTGAAAGTcggttttacttttaaataaaactctCTTGgcagacattttattttgaggacctaaattgaaaatacatgaaGAATTCATTCAGCAACCCAGCAGGAGGTGGGTCTCTCTGAAATGGGAAAAGGAGAGAACAGCAAAACACAGCAGGGAAACTATGAACGATTTAAGGATTTGAAATGCAGCAGGAAACATTTGAAGTTTAAGGCCTCATTTACTACTTACAGCAATAGTTTTTTacaaattcaaaatgtttaattgatGAATCCTGCACCACACAAGAGTAAAGAGGAAAACAAACCAGGTATCTCGtcaacaatataatacaatagaatacaatacaaatatatttttatatagcaccctctcttcacaccatggcatcccagagcgctgtgcaaaatgaaaaacaacacgaGAGCTCACATGTACAATGCACTCCAGCTAAAACCAATTatataaagcacattttttttaaagtatgttttaaatttaGACTTAAAAAGAATCCAGTATTTGAACCTGCCTCATGTCAACCGGAATCAAATTCCACAAACAAGGAGCACAACAGCATAAAGCTCCGGCTCCAGCTGATTTATGATGATTTTTAGAACAACTAAAACTTCTGCATTGCCTGATTTCAAGGAACGAATAGGAATATACAGTTAGTAGTTTTTGGAGATTGGATGGCCCTAATCCATCAAAGACCTTAAAAGTCTGTACACAAGAGGTATTGAGAATACTTtattgtgattggttgatttagCATACATGACTCAATGACAGTGTTTTATAGGCATTtgaaaaaaggcaattttgtAAACACAGATTTTCACTTCATCACATTTTATAATTTACACAATAGTTCTATCTGatcaaaaataatttttgttggttttaaactttgAACTTTATTTGACTattctacaaaataaaagcagtaaagaaTAAAGAAAGGGCAGTGATAATGTTGAAGGCCGCTTGCATGttctttttaaaagtctgtttcagaAAACTTACGAACGAGGGGAAGCCATtcgcccatctaagcttgtcagGTTCCTAGCagttgattgatctcagaacggtcaagttgggtcttaaaggatccaagtatttctgcctcaacaacatgactaggtaacccattccataccctcaccactctgtgtaaagaagtgtctccttcactCCGTCCTAAGTCCATtttcaactgtgtcctctggtcctggtttctgtattgTGTTTAAAGTAATGGTTTAGGTTAATTGTGCCCCTGTATAAACCACCCCAAGGCTGTGAATTCCAGCCACTCACCCGGTTGTCATAGACCTTCTTGAGAGCTTCGTATCGGATGGACCCCTGGAATATGACCCCCTGGAAGGTATTGTTCTTGTCACTGGCCACCAGCTCCACACAGACCATCTCCCCCTCTCCCACAGTCATGTCCCCAAAcacctgcacagcacagacacattaTAATTATGTCTCAAACATCACCAAGGGAAACAGGGCTACTGATGAACTAGAATTTACAGGacagtgtgttaaatgttgacaTCATCTATTGTTCAATAAATGCTTCATATCTAATGCGGCTGAACTGATATTAGTTTTTACTGGATCTTATTTTGGAATCGATCTTGTGTTCGATCAAATCAAAGGACAAAATGACTGCTCAAAATTACGCCTAATGTTGCCAAGCAATgtggagcttgatctaaggaaagtaattctcccaattcagctgtttaatttaggtttaaagcATCTTGTTATAAAAACAGAGTACTCTATAACGTtcatgctgtgctgtgattattTCACTCAGAAGAATGGCTGTAAACAAGCCTCTCTTTGCTTATTTGGTCATCCTCATTGGTGGAATAATTCAATATGGAATAGTGTGaaacagctatggacaaaagttttgcatcaccctatagaattaacaaattttgcttcataaagtcaaacgaaacctgctgaataatgttacgttaacatattgaattgcatgccgctttgtagttttccccatatacttaatgaaaaactgaaaactctgacatttcaaaatcaaacatgaaatactgtactactattattttgcaatatcattttgtactttcttttaaTTACATGATATAATAAAAGTTAATTAATCCTTCAAACTTCATTGTCTGCAACATTTTGTGTCTACTGTACATactcaaaaacataaaaaacactgtCTGCATGTCCTGATATTAAATTGTTCCTTTGTAACACAAATCAAGGGTGTGTTCCGTGCTTTACCATGACCCCAAACTTACCTCCTCAAAGCTGTCGATCATGAAGAATATGTTTGGGTAGCTCATTTTGGACTCCTCGCCCTTGCTGTCCATGGGGTTCTTACTAGGCGAAGCGAACACTTGCTGTGAACAAGAGACAGAAAAGATCTGGTTCAGACAGCACCTTAATCCTGAATATGACCTGCCTGCCAGGCAGTCCTGGGTCTCTCTCCAGCAGTTTTGTCATATGTTGTTAATGGCCCTTTATCCCCCAAACTGGGTCAAACACGTCCCTGCTTTACCACCTCCCTTATAAAAcgtttcccatggttatactttttATGCacagcttaccctggtttgccatctTTATTACTATGCTTGTCCATatctcactattctttacaatgcttatctacatcttgccatgctttattacactttgctttcaCTGTGGAAAACCTCTATATAGGGCCAGGACccagagatgttttttttaatggcatattTTCctattaaatgaacaaataatcaCTGGGCACCCAGGATTAACAAAGAGCAGTTTATTTTACAAGGTTTACAGAAATGTTTGTGCTGCAACTTGGTAGGTAATTCATCACATGATGTACATAATCCATATTGTGATCAATGAGATTTGAGCTTTAGTTCCTGGCTAGATGTTGTATACTGTTGATCGGAGCATCATCGCTGCGCTGTGAGCAGGTTGATGTGTGATGTACTGGTTGCTGCTCTATCTCTGCTGTATTGAAATGCAAAGCTCtctctggaatccccagtgaagacagGCTCCTCTGATGGTATGACTCTGGATTTTGCTTAAATTGCCCTTTAATGTAACCCTTTGTCAATTTGATTTCGAAGAGGGTCTGATTGTAAATGATCGGCTgatgtctgtctttgtgttctcTGTAAGAGGATATCATATCTGAAGTTTCCTTCCTGGAATATCATCACATCGCTCTCTCCAGCAGTGCTAGGAGTCTCAGTGCCATGCCATAAACACTGGCTACCCGTGCATAATGGAGGATTGATTTATTGAAGTATCTAGTAAACTGATATTACTGGTAACTGTATAAGGCCCCCTCACCAAAGCACATTTCCATGGTAAAACATAAACATGCTGAAAAGACTGAAAAAGGTTTAGCATGTCATCTAAATAACACAAGCAACTTAGGACCCTGATTATGAAGGTCATTGtcacacaggtaaacaaggcCACATGAGAAATCTTTGACCGCAAGGATAAAGGTCATGAAATAGGCAAATCCAATATggataaaatgtttgtttgtttttactattgTGTTCACAAGTGAATATGCTGTGTGTAAGGTGTCTCTTACTGTGTAACAGATGTCATCTCAAGCAGTTTGTGTGAGTGAAGCTGAGCAGTTCTGGCTGCACAAATGTtgagaaaattacatttcttaTACAATAAGACACACCTTACACACAAcgtattcatttattataaacCACACAAATGAAGACTGTACTCAGGAATAGTTTTGAAAcaaagaacattttattaaaaaaaacaaaacataatttttatttttttatttttacccacCCCCATTGGAATTAGGAGTGGTGTTCTACGCCCTGGATGACATCTGCACACAGGGTAAGATGttctggaattttggcaaatacttcactgtgattggttgatttatcATATGTATAAGGACTGGTGAAACAGAGAATGGACTGCCATCAAAAATAGAATCTCTTTGGCATGTGACTTCTGTACGAGATGGCAAAACCTTACCCCATGGCCTCAGTACAGCTATAAAACACATGATCTCTCACCTGTGACTTCTTTTTGTGAATATGGATGTCCCCTCCGTCCGACCTCGTGCACACTGCACAAGTGACAACATAGTCAAGCTGGAAAAGAGAAAAAGCCTCTTTAAATAAGCATAAATTCAACATTGTATTGAGCTACAAATCAAGAATAATGAAGAAATGAGTGCTTAAATATCGGAAAAGAGAAAAGGGCACACATTTCTCAAGATTAGAAACATTAGAAACTGCTTCACACTTCACACTTGGAAAGGCACAGTGATGCTGGCAGACTGAACTGCCTTTTAGATACCAGGTCCACTGCTAGCAGCCTTTCAAAAAGATTTCCTGTTTTATATACCGTTCTTAACCTTCTAATATTTCAATTATCtgtcaaattatttaaaaaatattaatcaaATTAACTTTTTAGTTATAAAGTTTTGTAATGAAACATAAATGACATGTTTTGGTCAGTTTTATTTTGAGATCTGAATCATTACCTGATATCTGAAGCAGTAAATTAAACACGACAAAAGGAAGTGTAGGTTTCtttgttggggttttttgggCCAGTATAAATGGCCTGTTTGGGGACATTTAAGTGAAAACTTTAAGCTGGTTGATACAAGGAAATAACTTCTGATTGGATAATCAAGGCTAtttcagggattgaaataagccttccattgcatagcaattcAGTCAATTCCTGGTTtgactacgagtttaataagatacacctgagtttgttacctatacactgtggctaatcaagcttgtagtgaGACCTAAAATAGATTAAATTGATATGCaataggagtgttatttccatccttgaTGTTTATACTAACAAGGGAGACGGTTTCTCTGAATTACACACAACCAGTCTCAGTGTTTTAACATTTACTGGACCCTCAGTGAGTAGCTAAGCTTCCACCATCAGAGTTCTGCCAGCCCACAATTCTAACTGGGGCTGACATAGTCCCAACTGAAATCCATTTAATCTCAATCTGATACTGATCaagatgaatacatttaatttaacccattaagtaccaagtacaattttctttgaaaataatcaGAACTC
This window of the Polyodon spathula isolate WHYD16114869_AA chromosome 7, ASM1765450v1, whole genome shotgun sequence genome carries:
- the LOC121318576 gene encoding uncharacterized protein KIAA0930 homolog isoform X2 translates to MASVKSKTSAGAEPEEENGDLDQSLHQMLKAILDEKHRLSIRRSFKDDRIVFWTWMFSTYFMERWAPRQDDMLFYVRRKLSYISEDDTEDKKVEVEVYRRDSKKLPGLGDPDIDWEESVYLNLILQKLDYVVTCAVCTRSDGGDIHIHKKKSQQVFASPSKNPMDSKGEESKMSYPNIFFMIDSFEEVFGDMTVGEGEMVCVELVASDKNNTFQGVIFQGSIRYEALKKVYDNRVSVAAKMAQRMSFGFYKYNNMEFVRMKGPQGKGHAEMAVSRVPTGDTSPYGTEEDSDSPVHERVTSFSTPPTPERNNRPSFFSPSLRRKIPRNRIAEMKKSHSANDSEEFFRENEDSGALHNATNLRSRSLSGTGRSLVGSWLKLNRTEEYFLLYAHLTYVTLPLHRITADILEVRQKPILMI
- the LOC121318576 gene encoding uncharacterized protein KIAA0930 homolog isoform X3, with protein sequence MASVKSKTSAGAEPEEENGDLDQSLHQMLKAILDEKHRLSIRREFSALGSFKDDRIVFWTWMFSTYFMERWAPRQDDMLFYVRRKLSYISEDDTEDKKVEVEVYRRDSKKLPGLGDPDIDWEESVYLNLILQKLDYVVTCAVCTRSDGGDIHIHKKKSQQVFASPSKNPMDSKGEESKMSYPNIFFMIDSFEEVFGDMTVGEGEMVCVELVASDKNNTFQGVIFQGSIRYEALKKVYDNRVSVAAKMAQRMSFGFYKYNNMEFVRMKGPQGKGHAEMAVSRVPTGDTSPYGTEEDSDSPVHERVTSFSTPPTPERNNRPSFFSPSLRRKIPRNRIAEMKKSHSANDSEEFFRENEDSGALHNATNLRSRSLSGTGRSLVGSWLKLNRTEEYFLLYAHLTYVTLPLHRITAEVN
- the LOC121318576 gene encoding uncharacterized protein KIAA0930 homolog isoform X1; the encoded protein is MASVKSKTSAGAEPEEENGDLDQSLHQMLKAILDEKHRLSIRREFSALGSFKDDRIVFWTWMFSTYFMERWAPRQDDMLFYVRRKLSYISEDDTEDKKVEVEVYRRDSKKLPGLGDPDIDWEESVYLNLILQKLDYVVTCAVCTRSDGGDIHIHKKKSQQVFASPSKNPMDSKGEESKMSYPNIFFMIDSFEEVFGDMTVGEGEMVCVELVASDKNNTFQGVIFQGSIRYEALKKVYDNRVSVAAKMAQRMSFGFYKYNNMEFVRMKGPQGKGHAEMAVSRVPTGDTSPYGTEEDSDSPVHERVTSFSTPPTPERNNRPSFFSPSLRRKIPRNRIAEMKKSHSANDSEEFFRENEDSGALHNATNLRSRSLSGTGRSLVGSWLKLNRTEEYFLLYAHLTYVTLPLHRITADILEVRQKPILMI
- the LOC121318576 gene encoding uncharacterized protein KIAA0930 homolog isoform X4, with protein sequence MLLGAFQNYSREGSFKDDRIVFWTWMFSTYFMERWAPRQDDMLFYVRRKLSYISEDDTEDKKVEVEVYRRDSKKLPGLGDPDIDWEESVYLNLILQKLDYVVTCAVCTRSDGGDIHIHKKKSQQVFASPSKNPMDSKGEESKMSYPNIFFMIDSFEEVFGDMTVGEGEMVCVELVASDKNNTFQGVIFQGSIRYEALKKVYDNRVSVAAKMAQRMSFGFYKYNNMEFVRMKGPQGKGHAEMAVSRVPTGDTSPYGTEEDSDSPVHERVTSFSTPPTPERNNRPSFFSPSLRRKIPRNRIAEMKKSHSANDSEEFFRENEDSGALHNATNLRSRSLSGTGRSLVGSWLKLNRTEEYFLLYAHLTYVTLPLHRITADILEVRQKPILMI